The proteins below are encoded in one region of Oncorhynchus nerka isolate Pitt River linkage group LG15, Oner_Uvic_2.0, whole genome shotgun sequence:
- the LOC115118671 gene encoding nucleoside diphosphate kinase B-like: MVQFQRYWLKNLILQSPYCRGVLPSRKSYIPEFSFCLLFGQRCAGYSTTSGIPGVRERTLVAVKPDGVQRRLVGQITQRFEQKGFKLVGLKMLQAPEEQLSQHYHELRRKPFYPSLLHYMTSGPIVVMVWEGYNVVRTSRIMIGDTNPVEAQAGTVRGDFSIHISRNVVHASDSVEGAQREIQLWFHRKELMDWDCCDHSSTYQI; this comes from the exons ATGGTTCAATTTCAAAGGTATTGGCTGAAAAACCTTATCCTGCAGAGTCCGTACTGTCGGGGAGTTCTACCATCGAGAAAAAGTTATATCCCTGAGTTCTCATTTTGCCTCCTGTTTGGACAACGATGCGCTGGATACAGTACCACATCAG GGATCCCTGGTGTGAGAGAACGTACTCTAGTTGCAGTGAAACCAGATGGGGTCCAGCGGCGCCTTGTGGGGCAGATCACACAACGCTTTGAACAGAAAGGCTTCAAACTGGTGGGCCTGAAGATGCTCCAG GCACCAGAGGAGCAGCTCTCTCAGCATTACCATGAGTTAAGGAGGAAGCCATTTTACCCCAGTCTCCTGCACTACATGACCTCTGGTCCCATAGTTGTTATG GTGTGGGAGGGTTATAATGTGGTCCGGACATCCCGGATCATGATAGGAGACACCAACCCAGTCGAGGCCCAAGCAGGCACCGTTCGAGGGGACTTCAGCATTCACATCAGCAG AAATGTGGTCCATGCCAGTGATTCAGTAGAGGGGGCTCAGAGGGAGATCCAGCTGTGGTTTCATCGAAAGGAACTGATGGATTGGGACTGCTGTGACCACAGTAGTACCTACCAGATATGA
- the LOC115118666 gene encoding uncharacterized protein LOC115118666, translated as MAPKSTGGRSAWWRTSLATGAPTLAAAPGLIADVTFAAGAEVLAATPGLAYGHTRSTHRSRSRSNQKSRSRSGNSHLSKSLKSRSKSRSRSRTRKSCSHSHKSRSCSVSLKSSSHSDARMSRSKS; from the exons ATGGCACCAAAATCAACGGGAGGAAGATCTGCCTGGTGGAGGACAAGCCTTGCCACCGGCGCTCCTACTCTGGCAGCTGCTCCTG GTCTCATAGCAGATGTCACTTTCGCAGCAGGAGCAGAAGTTTTGGCAGCCACTCCAGGTCTCGCTTACG GTCACACTCGTAGTACACACCGCTCTCGATCCAGGTCCAACCAGAAATCACGTTCTAGATCCGGGAATTCCCACCTCTCCAAGTCACTCAAATCCCGTTCCAAGTCCCGCTCACGTTCTCGCACCAGGAAGTCATGTTCTCACTCCCACAAGTctcgtagctgctcagtgagccTCAAATCCAGCTCTCACTCCGACGCCCGTATGTCTCGCTCCAAGAGCTAG